A segment of the Pseudomonas versuta genome:
GATCAATGCCGAGTCCCGGCAAAGCCTGATCAACCATGCCCGCGCACTGGATCGTGTCTTGCAATGGGGCTTCTACGTGATCCCCAACTGGCACATCAAAACCTGGCGCGTGGCCTATTCAAACCATATTGGCCATCCCGCGGTTACCCCTATGTACGATATTGGTACCGCGACATGGTGGGTAAAACCTGACGCCAAACCCGTTACCCCCACTCAAACCGAAAGCGCAAACCTGGAGCCTTAAATGCTGGCGTATATATTCAGGCGACTGCTGCTCATCATTCCGACACTGTTCGGGATTTTGCTGATTAATTTCATCATCATCCAGGCGGCTCCGGGTGGGCCGGTTGAACAGATGATTGCCAAACTCGAAGGCTTCGATGGCGCCACCAGCCGTATCGCGGGCGGTGGCTCCGAGGTTTCGGTGGCGGGCTCCAACTATCGCGGAGCCCAGGGGCTGGATCCGGCACTGATCCAGGAAATCGAAAAGATGTACGGCTTCGACAAGCCCGCCCCTGAACGCCTGTGGATCATGATCAAGAACTACGCCCGACTGGATTTCGGCGAAAGTTTTTTCCGGGATGCCAAGGTCATCGACCTGATCAAGGAGAAGATGCCCGTGTCGATCTCGCTGGGACTGTGGAGCACCCTGATCATGTACCTGGTGTCTATCCCGCTGGGCATTGCCAAGGCCACGCGACACGGTAGCCAGTTCGACGTCTGGACCAGTTCGGCAATCATCGTGGGCTACGCCATTCCCGCCTTTCTGTTTGCCATCCTGTTGATCGTGGTCTTTGCCGGAGGCAGCTATCTGGACTGGTTTCCGTTACGGGGCCTGACCTCCAACAACTTCGAAGAGCTGAGCCTGGGGGGCAAGATTCTCGATTACTTCTGGCACCTGGCGTTACCCGTCACGGCACTGGTAATCGGCAACTTCGCAACCATGACCCTGCTGACCAAAAACAGCTTTCTGGATGAAATCAACAAACAGTATGTCGTCACCGCCAAGGCAAAAGGCCTGACCAACCACCGCGTGCTCTACGGCCACGTATTCCGCAACGCCATGTTGCTGGTGATTGCCGGTTTCCCGTCAGCCTTTATCGGGATTTTCTTTACCGGCTCATTGCTGGTCGAGGTGATTTTCTCGCTGGACGGCCTGGGCTTAATGAGCTTTGAAGCGGCGATCAATCGTGATTACCCGGTAGTCTTCGGCACCCTGTTTATCTTCACTCTGGTCGGGCTGCTGGTAAAACTGATCGGCGACCTCTCATACACCCTGGTTGATCCGCGCATTGACTTCGAAAGCAGGGAGCATTGAGATGAAACTGTCCCCCCTCAATCGAAGACGTTTTGAACGTTTCAAGGCCAACAAGCGTGGCTGGTGGTCACTGTGGATCTTTCTGCTGCTCTTCGGACTCAGCCTTGGCGCCGAGCTGATCGCCAACGATAAGCCGCTGGTGATCAATTACGACGGTGAGTGGTATTTCCCGGCACTCAAGCGCTACCCGGAAACGGATTTTGGCGGGGAGTTCCCGCTCGAAGCCAACTACAAGAGCCCCTATATCCGCGAACTGCTGGCCAAGAAAGACGCCTGGGTATTGTGGCCGCCCATCCCTTACAGCTATCAGAGCATTAACTACGATCTGAAAGTCCCCGCTCCCGCGCCACCCTCCGCCGAAAACTGGCTGGGTACCGATGACCAAGGCCGCGATGTGTTGGCCCGGGTGATTTATGGCTTCAGGATTTCGGTGCTGTTCGCCCTGACATTGACCATTTTGAGTTCGATCATTGGCGTGATCGCCGGGGCACTTCAGGGTTTTTATGGCGGTTGGGTCGACCTCGCCGGTCAGCGTTTTCTTGAAATCTGGTCAGGCTTGCCCGTGCTGTACCTGCTGATCATTCTTGCCAGTTTCGTACAGCCGAACTTTTGGTGGCTGCTGGGGATCATGTTGCTGTTCTCATGGATGAGCCTGGTCGATGTGGTGCGCGCCGAATTCCTGCGCGGACGCAACCTGGAATATGTGCGCGCCGCACGGGCTCTGGGTATGCAGGACATGGCAATCATGTACCGCCATATCCTGCCCAATGCGATGGTTTCGACCATGACCTTCATGCCGTTTATTTTGACTGGCGCCATTGGTACCCTCACCGCGCTGGACTTCCTGGGTTTCGGCCTGCCCCCGGGCGCGCCGTCACTGGGCGAGCTGGTTGCGCAAGGCAAGTCCAACCTGCAAGCGCCGTGGCTGGGCATCAGTGCCTTCGCCGTGTTGGCCATCATGCTCAGCCTGCTGGTGTTTATCGGCGAGTCCGCTCGCGATGCTTTCGACCCGAGGAAATGAGATGACGCAGAAAAATCTGATTGAAGTGCGTGATCTCTCCGTAGAGTTTGTAAGCGGGGAACAACCCCATCGTGTGGTGCAAGGCATCAGTTTCGACATCAAACGCGGCGAAACCCTGGCACTGGTAGGTGAAAGCGGCTCGGGGAAATCAGTTACCGCGCACTCGATTTTGCGACTGTTGCCCTACCCGCTGGCACGTCATCCCACGGGCAGCATCGTCTATGCCGGAGAGGATCTGCTGACTCTGCCGGAGAAAAAGCTGAGGCATATTCGTGGCAATCGCATTGCCATGATTTTCCAGGAGCCCATGACATCGCTGAACCCGTTGCACTGCATTGAAAAGCAAATCAATGAAGTGCTCGGCATTCACAAAGGACTAACCGGCAAGGCGGCCACACAGCGCACTCTGGAGCTGCTGGAGCTGGTTGGCATACCGGAGCCCCGCAAGCGTTTAAAAGCGCTGCCACATGAGCTGTCAGGGGGCCAGCGTCAGCGCGTGATGATCGCCATGGCCCTGGCGAACGAACCCGAACTCTTGATCGCAGACGAACCCACTACGGCACTGGACGTTACGGTGCAGTTGAAAATTCTGGAATTACTGAAGGAATTGCAGGCACGCCTGGGGATGGCGTTGCTCCTGATCAG
Coding sequences within it:
- a CDS encoding ABC transporter permease; this encodes MKLSPLNRRRFERFKANKRGWWSLWIFLLLFGLSLGAELIANDKPLVINYDGEWYFPALKRYPETDFGGEFPLEANYKSPYIRELLAKKDAWVLWPPIPYSYQSINYDLKVPAPAPPSAENWLGTDDQGRDVLARVIYGFRISVLFALTLTILSSIIGVIAGALQGFYGGWVDLAGQRFLEIWSGLPVLYLLIILASFVQPNFWWLLGIMLLFSWMSLVDVVRAEFLRGRNLEYVRAARALGMQDMAIMYRHILPNAMVSTMTFMPFILTGAIGTLTALDFLGFGLPPGAPSLGELVAQGKSNLQAPWLGISAFAVLAIMLSLLVFIGESARDAFDPRK
- a CDS encoding microcin C ABC transporter permease YejB; its protein translation is MLAYIFRRLLLIIPTLFGILLINFIIIQAAPGGPVEQMIAKLEGFDGATSRIAGGGSEVSVAGSNYRGAQGLDPALIQEIEKMYGFDKPAPERLWIMIKNYARLDFGESFFRDAKVIDLIKEKMPVSISLGLWSTLIMYLVSIPLGIAKATRHGSQFDVWTSSAIIVGYAIPAFLFAILLIVVFAGGSYLDWFPLRGLTSNNFEELSLGGKILDYFWHLALPVTALVIGNFATMTLLTKNSFLDEINKQYVVTAKAKGLTNHRVLYGHVFRNAMLLVIAGFPSAFIGIFFTGSLLVEVIFSLDGLGLMSFEAAINRDYPVVFGTLFIFTLVGLLVKLIGDLSYTLVDPRIDFESREH